The proteins below come from a single Eucalyptus grandis isolate ANBG69807.140 chromosome 3, ASM1654582v1, whole genome shotgun sequence genomic window:
- the LOC120286237 gene encoding disease resistance protein RUN1-like isoform X1 produces the protein MVESKAKSGGGKTIVPIFYDVEPRDVRLLTSLYRDALSIHKENLGSDRVEAWEYALAEVASLRGWVRGSGRPSHIVREVTEMVVKLKVNHVHRDWDNIAMKKGKDSIDATEKGRDMALGTNYADVYLSFRGADTSSVFVEFLCHSLSDAGICFFKDNEELPPGEEIGQELLRAINRARIYIPIFSRSYAYSARCLRELAATVENNEKSDDGKTIIPIFYDVERRDVWLITSQYGNALLQHEEIYMFEEVRAWRHALKKVGSLRGWDTRSSSTSHIVREVTGIVVKLKVNHVHVNKLIFDSHF, from the exons ATGGTGGAGAGCAAGGCGAAATCGGGCGGTGGGAAAACGATCGTCCCCATATTCTACGACGTGGAACCACGTGATGTTAGGCTTTTAACCTCTCTGTACCGCGATGCACTATCAATACACAAGGAGAATTTAGGGTCCGACAGAGTAGAAGCGTGGGAATATGCTCTTGCAGAGGTTGCATCATTGCGTGGATGGGTCAGGGGATCCGGAAG GCCGTCTCACATAGTCAGAGAAGTCACAGAAATGGTGGTCAAGCTGAAGGTAAACCATGTACAT AGAGATTGGGATAATATTGCaatgaagaaagggaaagacTCAATAGATGCAACAGAAAAGGGCAGAGACATGGCCTTGGGTACCAACTACGCTGATGTGTACTTGAGTTTCAGAGGAGCCGACACTAGCTCTGTATTTGTTGAATTCCTTTGCCATAGCTTGTCTGATGCTGGAATCTGCTTCTTCAAAGACAACGAAGAGCTTCCACCCGGTGAAGAAATTGGTCAGGAGCTGCTGAGAGCAATCAACAGAGCCAGGATCtacatccccatcttctccAGGAGCTATGCTTACAGTGCGCGGTGTCTCCGGGAGCTTGCCGCAACGGTGGAGAACAATGAAAAGTCAGATGATGGGAAAACGATCATCCCCATATTCTACGACGTGGAACGTCGGGATGTTTGGCTTATAACCTCTCAGTACGGCAATGCCCTATTGCAACATGAGGAGATATATATGTTCGAGGAAGTACGAGCATGGAGACATGCTCTCAAAAAGGTTGGTTCATTACGTGGATGGGACACAAGATCTAGCAG TACGTCTCACATAGTCAGAGAAGTCACAGGAATTGTGGTCAAGCTGAAGGTAAACCATGTGCATGTGAATAAACTCATATTTGACTCCCATTTCTAA
- the LOC120286237 gene encoding disease resistance protein RUN1-like isoform X2, producing the protein MVESKAKSGGGKTIVPIFYDVEPRDVRLLTSLYRDALSIHKENLGSDRVEAWEYALAEVASLRGWVRGSGRPSHIVREVTEMVVKLKVNHVHRDWDNIAMKKGKDSIDATEKGRDMALGTNYADVYLSFRGADTSSVFVEFLCHSLSDAGICFFKDNEELPPGEEIGQELLRAINRARIYIPIFSRSYAYSARCLRELAATVENNEKSDDGKTIIPIFYDVERRDVWLITSQYGNALLQHEEIYMFEEVRAWRHALKKVGSLRGWDTRSSSTSHIVREVTGIVVKLKFPKKDEAKRGN; encoded by the exons ATGGTGGAGAGCAAGGCGAAATCGGGCGGTGGGAAAACGATCGTCCCCATATTCTACGACGTGGAACCACGTGATGTTAGGCTTTTAACCTCTCTGTACCGCGATGCACTATCAATACACAAGGAGAATTTAGGGTCCGACAGAGTAGAAGCGTGGGAATATGCTCTTGCAGAGGTTGCATCATTGCGTGGATGGGTCAGGGGATCCGGAAG GCCGTCTCACATAGTCAGAGAAGTCACAGAAATGGTGGTCAAGCTGAAGGTAAACCATGTACAT AGAGATTGGGATAATATTGCaatgaagaaagggaaagacTCAATAGATGCAACAGAAAAGGGCAGAGACATGGCCTTGGGTACCAACTACGCTGATGTGTACTTGAGTTTCAGAGGAGCCGACACTAGCTCTGTATTTGTTGAATTCCTTTGCCATAGCTTGTCTGATGCTGGAATCTGCTTCTTCAAAGACAACGAAGAGCTTCCACCCGGTGAAGAAATTGGTCAGGAGCTGCTGAGAGCAATCAACAGAGCCAGGATCtacatccccatcttctccAGGAGCTATGCTTACAGTGCGCGGTGTCTCCGGGAGCTTGCCGCAACGGTGGAGAACAATGAAAAGTCAGATGATGGGAAAACGATCATCCCCATATTCTACGACGTGGAACGTCGGGATGTTTGGCTTATAACCTCTCAGTACGGCAATGCCCTATTGCAACATGAGGAGATATATATGTTCGAGGAAGTACGAGCATGGAGACATGCTCTCAAAAAGGTTGGTTCATTACGTGGATGGGACACAAGATCTAGCAG TACGTCTCACATAGTCAGAGAAGTCACAGGAATTGTGGTCAAGCTGAAG